Proteins encoded within one genomic window of Pongo abelii isolate AG06213 chromosome 18, NHGRI_mPonAbe1-v2.0_pri, whole genome shotgun sequence:
- the ZNF319 gene encoding zinc finger protein 319: MSESWQQPPQTQPQQPQPPQPQHHAEPPPALAEHTLPPGTAENPLGCAVYGILLQPDPGLQPPQHAPLQAAGEPGPKCGVCGHDLAHLSSPHEHQCLAGHDRSFQCTQCLKIFHQATDLLEHQCVQAEQKPFVCGVCKMGFSLLTSLAQHHSSHSGLVKCSICEKTYKPAEAAEPATTAAPSLPAAPPPSTVTPAEQADKPYSCPICQKPFKHLSELSRHERIHTGEKPYKCTLCDKSFSQSSHLVHHKRTHSSERPYKCAVCEKTFKHRSHLVRHMYAHSGEHHLFRCNVCELHFKESSELLQHPCTPSGERPFRCGECQKAFKRPSDLRQHERTHSAERPFKCDLCPMGFKQQYALMRHRRTHKTEEPFKCGLCEKGFGQPSHLLYHQHVHTLETLFKCPVCQKGFDQSAELLRHKCLPGAAERPFKCPVCNKAYKRASALQKHQLAHCAAAEKPLRCTLCERRFFSSSEFVQHRCDPAREKPLKCPDCEKRFKYASDLQRHRRVHTGEKPYKCSNCDKAFKQREHLNKHQGVHAREQQFKCVWCGERFLDVALLQEHSAQHSAAAAAAEGAYQVAACLP, translated from the coding sequence ATGTCGGAAAGCTGGCAACAGCCGCCACAGACGCAGCCGCAGCAGCCACAGCCACCGCAGCCTCAGCACCATGCAGAGCCACCGCCAGCCCTGGCAGAGCACACACTGCCCCCGGGTACGGCGGAGAACCCCCTGGGCTGTGCCGTCTATGGCATCCTCCTGCAGCCAGACCCGGGCCTGCAGCCCCCACAACACGCACCCCTGCAGGCAGCAGGAGAGCCAGGCCCCAAATGTGGCGTGTGTGGTCATGACCTGGCGCACCTGTCCAGTCCGCATGAGCACCAGTGTCTGGCGGGCCATGACCGCTCATTCCAGTGCACACAGTGTCTCAAGATCTTCCACCAGGCCACTGACCTGCTGGAGCACCAGTGCGTGCAGGCTGAGCAGAAGCCCTTCGTCTGTGGGGTCTGCAAGATGGGCTTCTCACTACTCACCTCACTGGCACAGCACCACAGCTCCCACAGTGGCCTGGTGAAGTGTTCCATCTGTGAAAAGACCTACAAGCCAGCCGAGGCAGCGGAGCCGGCCACCACTGCCGCCCCGTCGCTTCCTGCAGCACCCCCGCCTTCCACTGTCACCCCTGCTGAACAGGCGGACAAGCCCTACAGCTGCCCCATCTGCCAAAAGCCCTTCAAGCACCTGTCGGAGCTCTCTCGGCATGAGCGGATCCACACCGGTGAGAAGCCCTACAAGTGCACGCTGTGTGACAAAAGCTTCAGCCAGTCGTCGCACCTGGTGCACCACAAGCGCACGCACAGCTCCGAGCGGCCCTACAAGTGCGCAGTCTGTGAGAAGACCTTCAAGCACCGCTCTCACCTGGTGCGCCACATGTACGCGCACTCGGGCGAGCACCACCTGTTCCGCTGCAACGTGTGCGAGTTGCATTTCAAGGAGTCGTCGGAGCTGCTGCAGCACCCGTGCACGCCAAGTGGGGAGCGGCCTTTCCGCTGCGGCGAGTGCCAGAAGGCCTTCAAGCGGCCCTCGGACCTGCGGCAGCATGAGCGCACACACAGCGCCGAGCGGCCCTTCAAGTGCGACCTGTGCCCCATGGGCTTCAAGCAGCAGTATGCACTGATGCGCCACCGGCGCACGCACAAGACTGAGGAGCCCTTCAAATGCGGCCTGTGTGAGAAGGGCTTTGGGCAGCCCAGCCACCTGCTCTACCACCAGCACGTGCACACCCTCGAGACTCTCTTCAAGTGCCCCGTGTGCCAGAAGGGCTTTGACCAATCTGCCGAGCTGCTGCGGCACAAGTGCCTGCCCGGCGCGGCCGAGCGGCCCTTCAAGTGCCCTGTGTGCAACAAGGCCTACAAGCGCGCGTCGGCCCTGCAGAAGCACCAGCTGGCCCACTGTGCGGCGGCAGAGAAGCCCCTGCGCTGCACACTGTGCGAACGCCGCTTCTTCTCCTCTTCCGAGTTCGTGCAGCACCGCTGCGATCCGGCCCGCGAGAAGCCACTCAAGTGCCCAGACTGTGAAAAACGCTTCAAGTACGCGTCAGACCTGCAGCGGCACCGGCGGGTACACACGGGCGAGAAGCCCTACAAGTGCTCCAACTGCGACAAGGCCTTCAAGCAGCGGGAGCATCTCAACAAGCACCAGGGCGTGCACGCCCGCGAGCAGCAGTTCAAGTGCGTATGGTGCGGGGAGCGCTTCCTAGACGTGGCCTTGTTGCAGGAGCACAGCGCGCAGCATAGTGCCGCCGCCGCGGCAGCGGAGGGCGCCTACCAGGTAGCCGCCTGCCTGCCCTGA